The following proteins are co-located in the Phragmites australis chromosome 10, lpPhrAust1.1, whole genome shotgun sequence genome:
- the LOC133930443 gene encoding protein SODIUM POTASSIUM ROOT DEFECTIVE 2-like, with protein MAFVLFKDSMKQRLQGLSGLSCSSPASTSVVVASGRTIDRHSPHVGDPRRRLASSVPRPPTKPNSSSTTSDSSSSSMKQQHRQLYHDHGGNKKKKNTTAAARSSTSEKKKTMQQESPARSSRFLLNSSRLQEPDDDITILDSMPTFVDSTFRGRGDAALLVPGTQEALPGRLAESSAGAGSSFSSSSFWSSSETGGGVAGAGAATRVRDDDMKVITRSCSMITREHQVVVLRVSLHCKGCAGKVKKHISKMEGVTSFDIDIATKKVTVAGDVTPLGVLNSISKVKSAQFWPDSASPPRASASF; from the exons ATGGCTTTTGTGTTGTTCAAGGACAGCATGAAGCAGAGGCTGCAGGGCTTGTCGGGCCTCTCCTGCTCGTCCCCGGCCTCCACCTCCGTTGTCGTCGCCTCCGGCCGCACCATCGACCGCCACTCCCCGCACGTCGGGGACCCTCGCAGGCGTCTCGCGTCATCCGTGCCAAGGCCACCCACCAAGCCCAACTCTTCCAGTACCACTAGCGattcttcatcctcctccatGAAGCAGCAGCATCGGCAGCTGTACCACGATCACGGcggcaacaagaagaagaagaacactACAGCAGCTGCTAGGTCATCGACgtcagagaagaagaagacgatgCAGCAGGAGAGCCCCGCAAGATCCTCCAGGTTCCTGCTCAACTCCTCCAGGCTGCAGGAGCCCGACGACGACATCACCATCCTCGACTCCATGCCCACGTTCGTCGACAGTACATTCCGTGGCCGCGGCGATGCCGCGCTGCTTGTTCCCGGGACCCAGGAGGCACTGCCGGGGCGATTAGCGGAGTCCTCCGCAGGTGCAGGGTCTTCCTTCTCGTCGTCCTCCTTCTGGTCGTCGTCGGAGACAGGAGGCGGTGTCGCCGGTGCCGGTGCAGCAACTAGAGTTAGAGACGATGACATGAAGGTCATCACGAGGTCTTGCTCAATGATAACACGGGAGCACCAG GTGGTGGTTTTGAGGGTGTCGCTGCACTGCAAGGGCTGCGCTGGCAAGGTGAAGAAGCACATCTCCAAGATGGAAG GCGTTACGTCTTTCGACATCGACATCGCGACGAAGAAGGTGACGGTGGCGGGGGACGTCACGCCGCTGGGCGTGCTCAACAGcatctccaaggtgaagagcgCGCAGTTCTGGCCGGACTCCGCCTCTCCGCCGCGCGCCTCCGCCTCCTTCTGA